A stretch of the Candidatus Jettenia sp. AMX2 genome encodes the following:
- the rsmA gene encoding 16S rRNA (adenine(1518)-N(6)/adenine(1519)-N(6))-dimethyltransferase RsmA has protein sequence MCFFSRRRPNLRTMSSEQKSVIPHTPSILKQIFNSRGIILSKRFGQNFLVDQNTLLSIPEIGDLKEDDVVLEIGTGTGGLTRLLAERARYVFTVEVDKKLFELSSDILRFYKNITLINADILKTKHTLNREVLSIVENWLREHNQDSIKVISNLPYNISTPVIINLLESNLPIKLMILMLQREITERMVAIPGTREYGILSVIVQLFSDTEIIKTLPPEVFWPRPEVHSAIVWIHVNKEKYAGRISNYPFFRKILYAIFTSRRKTLINSLEQLKLPGTSREQIKKLMKDMNLEEKIRGEMLKLEEFIVLSETIYKMIKQDSP, from the coding sequence ATGTGTTTTTTTAGTCGCCGAAGGCCTAATTTACGAACAATGTCATCAGAACAGAAAAGCGTTATTCCACATACACCCTCCATCCTGAAGCAAATTTTCAACAGCCGCGGGATTATCCTAAGCAAAAGATTCGGACAAAATTTTCTCGTGGATCAAAATACGTTATTATCTATTCCCGAGATTGGTGACCTGAAGGAAGACGATGTCGTTTTGGAAATCGGAACAGGAACAGGTGGATTGACCCGATTATTAGCGGAAAGGGCCCGGTATGTATTTACGGTAGAAGTGGATAAGAAACTCTTTGAATTATCATCCGATATACTCAGGTTCTATAAGAATATTACTCTTATAAATGCTGATATCTTAAAGACAAAGCATACATTAAACCGGGAAGTTCTCTCCATCGTGGAAAACTGGTTAAGAGAACATAATCAGGACAGCATAAAAGTAATCTCCAATTTACCCTATAACATCAGCACGCCGGTGATTATTAATCTTTTAGAGAGTAATTTGCCAATCAAATTAATGATACTCATGCTTCAAAGAGAGATTACCGAACGTATGGTGGCTATACCCGGTACAAGGGAATATGGAATACTGTCTGTTATTGTTCAACTGTTTTCAGATACAGAGATCATAAAGACCCTTCCCCCGGAAGTGTTCTGGCCCAGGCCCGAGGTACATTCGGCTATTGTCTGGATACATGTTAACAAAGAAAAATATGCAGGCAGGATATCAAATTATCCGTTCTTCAGGAAGATACTGTATGCCATTTTTACCTCCAGGCGGAAGACATTGATCAACAGCCTTGAACAATTAAAATTGCCAGGGACATCAAGGGAACAGATAAAAAAACTCATGAAGGATATGAATCTCGAAGAGAAGATACGGGGAGAGATGTTAAAACTTGAAGAATTCATAGTTCTTTCTGAAACGATTTATAAGATGATAAAACAGGATTCACCATAG
- a CDS encoding erythromycin esterase family protein has protein sequence MGNQILHIVPKLWLHCMKGVFFLLFAYIAIISQTGCATTEQTVPAKVSIDGKDWNGHQAAIEKPNDQPVLSRVPGEDISAAVSLADVRKLTDQTILKKIALEDECEYIRLAAAARLDALSASAVRIRGISRSDIRKGYAILKMKPVEGKQDIDALIEHVRGAKMVLLGEGSHGTVEYYQWRAEISRRLVKDHGFNFIVVEGDWPSLYQVNRYVKGNIDRSDFHTVLAGLDRWPPWMWKNSVIADLMEWLRHYNETENRPVGFYGMDVYGISRSYDQVLETIEREFPEYYQKVSGLYECLQWFKDDMQSYARAVANRTAHCEKAVNRAYDFIAGNILPVIDSEQALNLQQNAAVLVYGERHYRAMVDPRMDSWNERVKFMHQVVTHLLDYYGEGARGIIWAHNTHIGDARATNMARQGNINIGQILRESLGEQQVRLVGFGSATGTVKAGRSWGAPGEVMSIPTPVKKSYEYVFSQLPYEIMMFLFDDTNRHGPLMEPLGHRAIGVLYHAEREHLGNFVPSVLPLRYDAFVFFQKTSALRELRF, from the coding sequence ATGGGCAACCAAATACTTCATATTGTTCCGAAGTTATGGCTACATTGTATGAAAGGGGTTTTCTTCTTACTCTTTGCATATATAGCGATCATTTCACAGACGGGTTGCGCAACGACAGAACAGACTGTGCCGGCAAAGGTGTCTATTGACGGTAAGGATTGGAATGGTCACCAGGCTGCTATTGAGAAACCGAATGACCAACCCGTACTGTCAAGGGTTCCGGGAGAAGATATTTCTGCGGCCGTCAGTCTGGCTGACGTTAGAAAATTAACGGATCAGACAATACTGAAAAAGATCGCCCTGGAGGACGAGTGCGAATATATTCGGTTGGCTGCAGCCGCACGGCTTGATGCCCTGTCTGCCTCTGCAGTAAGAATTAGGGGGATTTCCAGATCGGATATAAGGAAAGGTTACGCAATTCTTAAAATGAAACCGGTTGAGGGAAAACAGGATATTGATGCGTTAATCGAACATGTTCGTGGTGCCAAAATGGTATTGCTTGGAGAAGGGTCACACGGAACGGTAGAATATTATCAATGGCGTGCAGAGATTTCACGAAGGCTGGTGAAAGATCACGGATTTAATTTTATTGTTGTTGAAGGGGACTGGCCTTCCCTTTACCAGGTCAACCGTTATGTGAAAGGTAATATCGACCGGTCAGATTTTCATACAGTTCTGGCCGGTCTTGATCGCTGGCCACCCTGGATGTGGAAAAATTCGGTAATTGCCGATCTGATGGAGTGGCTGAGGCATTACAACGAAACGGAAAACCGGCCGGTTGGTTTTTATGGAATGGATGTTTACGGAATATCCCGCTCATATGATCAGGTACTGGAAACAATTGAACGTGAGTTTCCGGAGTATTATCAAAAGGTAAGTGGATTATATGAGTGTCTGCAGTGGTTTAAGGATGACATGCAAAGTTACGCCAGAGCGGTTGCGAACCGTACCGCTCATTGTGAAAAAGCAGTAAACCGGGCGTACGATTTTATTGCCGGAAATATCTTGCCTGTGATTGATTCAGAACAAGCATTGAATTTACAGCAAAATGCAGCGGTACTGGTTTACGGGGAGAGACATTACCGGGCTATGGTTGATCCGAGAATGGACAGTTGGAATGAACGGGTGAAGTTTATGCATCAGGTGGTGACGCATTTACTTGACTATTATGGGGAGGGTGCACGCGGGATTATCTGGGCGCATAATACACACATTGGAGATGCCCGTGCGACAAATATGGCACGGCAAGGTAATATCAATATTGGACAGATCCTCCGTGAATCCCTGGGTGAGCAGCAAGTAAGATTGGTCGGTTTTGGTTCTGCAACCGGCACGGTAAAAGCCGGACGCTCATGGGGAGCGCCGGGTGAGGTCATGAGCATACCAACGCCGGTTAAAAAGAGTTATGAGTACGTATTTAGCCAGCTACCTTATGAAATCATGATGTTTTTGTTTGACGATACCAATCGTCACGGACCACTGATGGAGCCGCTGGGGCACCGGGCAATTGGTGTTTTATACCATGCCGAACGGGAGCATCTGGGTAATTTTGTTCCTAGCGTTTTACCCTTGCGGTATGATGCCTTTGTCTTTTTTCAGAAAACCAGTGCCCTTCGGGAATTGAGATTTTAA
- a CDS encoding nucleotidyltransferase domain-containing protein has translation MKLDVIKGIYKKKSEENEKKRLKALNDVLEALRKLREEIFFEDAYLFGSVTRPYSFGEHSDIDIAFQGLYDDKLFYATGFLSSSVERDVNVVKLESIHFKENILKNGIRWKRN, from the coding sequence ATGAAACTGGATGTTATCAAAGGGATTTATAAAAAGAAATCAGAAGAAAACGAGAAAAAGCGATTAAAAGCACTAAATGATGTTTTGGAAGCGCTCCGTAAGTTAAGGGAAGAGATTTTTTTTGAAGATGCCTATCTCTTTGGTTCTGTTACACGGCCATATAGCTTTGGAGAACATTCGGATATTGATATTGCTTTTCAGGGCCTGTATGATGATAAATTATTTTACGCAACAGGTTTTTTGAGCTCTTCCGTGGAAAGGGATGTAAATGTTGTGAAATTAGAGAGTATACATTTTAAAGAAAATATTTTAAAAAACGGGATTAGATGGAAGAGAAATTAA
- a CDS encoding PQQ-dependent sugar dehydrogenase, whose translation MKRVAIIFIITLFVYLNACNGTNRLQNTGIIVGEVPQGVEDVFLPRPDGVTVVSWVEGLEIPWQLVFLPDGNKALVTERPGRIRLIENNTLRNEPYMVIRNVGHIGEGGLMGLALHPDFPDVPYLYTMYTYREGEKIYNRVSRLIHRGDYGEYDCVILDRIPGHSVHNGGRIRFGPDRMLYITTGDIWQAHRAQDVNNLGGKILRLTPDGDIPDDNPFPDSPVYSLGHRNPQGLAWHPETGHLFISDHGPSGEFGLRGRDMIKVIQPGGNYGWPETVGYIEKNKYLNPLVMWVHAVPPSGVEFYNGDLFIATLRSQALIRIQTGHQGEYKYEVKKIERWFATDEFRGTYGRLRDVVAGPGGQLYILTNNRDGRGSPRPGDDKILRVSF comes from the coding sequence ATGAAAAGGGTAGCGATTATATTCATTATTACATTGTTTGTTTATCTTAACGCATGTAATGGGACAAACCGGTTACAAAATACCGGTATCATAGTCGGTGAAGTACCGCAGGGTGTTGAGGATGTTTTTCTCCCCCGGCCTGATGGTGTCACCGTTGTATCCTGGGTCGAGGGCCTTGAAATACCCTGGCAGCTTGTGTTTTTGCCGGACGGAAACAAGGCGCTTGTTACCGAACGGCCCGGACGCATACGTCTTATTGAGAACAACACGCTCCGTAACGAACCATACATGGTAATCAGGAACGTCGGGCATATCGGTGAAGGAGGATTGATGGGGCTTGCACTTCATCCCGATTTTCCCGATGTGCCGTATCTCTATACAATGTATACCTATCGTGAAGGGGAAAAAATCTACAACCGGGTTTCGCGTTTGATTCATCGCGGTGATTATGGTGAATATGACTGTGTGATTTTAGACCGGATTCCCGGTCATAGCGTCCATAATGGTGGACGTATCCGGTTCGGCCCTGACAGAATGCTCTATATTACGACCGGGGATATCTGGCAAGCGCATAGAGCGCAAGACGTAAACAACCTCGGCGGTAAAATCCTGCGTTTGACACCGGATGGAGACATTCCGGATGACAATCCGTTTCCGGATTCACCGGTATATTCACTTGGACACCGTAATCCACAGGGGCTTGCCTGGCACCCGGAAACCGGTCATTTATTCATATCGGATCACGGGCCATCGGGTGAATTCGGACTCAGGGGTAGGGATATGATTAAAGTCATCCAGCCGGGCGGCAACTATGGCTGGCCGGAAACGGTCGGATATATCGAAAAGAACAAATACCTTAATCCGCTCGTAATGTGGGTTCACGCGGTTCCGCCATCCGGCGTAGAATTTTATAACGGAGACCTCTTTATTGCAACCTTGCGGAGTCAGGCACTTATCCGTATTCAAACCGGGCATCAGGGAGAATATAAATACGAAGTGAAGAAGATCGAACGGTGGTTTGCTACAGATGAGTTCAGGGGTACTTACGGAAGGCTTCGCGATGTTGTGGCAGGGCCCGGCGGACAACTCTACATTCTTACGAATAACCGTGACGGACGAGGCAGTCCCAGACCGGGTGATGATAAAATATTGAGGGTGTCGTTTTGA
- a CDS encoding DUF4197 domain-containing protein, with protein MKKLIILFIAVTNLILVGCETLSKRIPTVISETNGLTIEEIVIGLKEALYIGAKNSVLSASAANGFYGNPQIYVPFPPEAIKVKHTLEQAGFSHLITDFEKSLNRAAEEASGKALPIFMDAITGLTITDAIGILRGPDNAATMYLKLKTETDLKKEFIPIVKIAIQTTDVTSYWNPIALAYNRIARFTGGSQVNPNLEEYITQKSLDGLFLLMEKEEKEIRQNPASRVTDILRKVFYTK; from the coding sequence ATGAAAAAACTGATTATCCTGTTCATAGCTGTTACAAACCTTATATTGGTTGGGTGTGAAACCCTGAGCAAGCGAATTCCAACCGTTATTTCTGAAACCAACGGTCTCACAATTGAAGAAATTGTTATAGGATTGAAGGAAGCGCTTTATATTGGCGCAAAGAATTCTGTTTTATCGGCTTCTGCTGCAAATGGTTTCTATGGCAATCCTCAGATCTACGTTCCCTTTCCTCCGGAAGCCATAAAAGTGAAGCATACGCTGGAACAAGCAGGATTCTCTCATCTTATAACGGATTTTGAGAAGTCACTGAACCGCGCAGCAGAAGAAGCTTCAGGGAAAGCCCTGCCAATATTCATGGATGCCATTACCGGCCTGACGATTACCGATGCCATTGGCATACTCCGGGGTCCGGACAATGCTGCCACTATGTATCTTAAATTAAAAACAGAAACAGATTTAAAAAAAGAGTTTATTCCAATAGTAAAAATAGCAATACAAACAACGGATGTTACCAGTTACTGGAATCCCATTGCATTAGCCTATAACAGGATAGCAAGATTTACCGGTGGATCGCAGGTAAATCCAAACCTGGAAGAGTATATTACACAGAAATCACTTGACGGCTTGTTCCTACTCATGGAAAAAGAAGAAAAGGAGATACGGCAGAATCCTGCATCACGGGTTACGGATATCCTCAGAAAGGTATTTTATACAAAATAA
- a CDS encoding globin family protein, whose product MKAEQIAIIRKTFAKIKPVSDKVAELFYHRLFELKPSLKSLFKKDLKVQGMMLMQMIDFAVKNLDNSEELLPTLQELGKRHVNYEVKEEYYDTVGEALLWTLEQTLGSDFTREAKEAWGDAYKLLSSIMINAAKEVE is encoded by the coding sequence ATGAAAGCGGAGCAAATAGCCATAATCCGGAAAACATTTGCAAAGATTAAGCCGGTTTCTGACAAAGTAGCAGAACTATTTTATCATCGTTTATTTGAACTAAAGCCTTCATTAAAGTCGCTTTTTAAAAAAGACCTGAAAGTACAGGGAATGATGCTCATGCAAATGATTGATTTTGCCGTAAAAAACTTAGACAATTCCGAAGAGCTGTTACCAACGCTTCAGGAACTTGGAAAACGCCATGTTAATTATGAGGTAAAGGAAGAGTACTATGACACGGTAGGCGAAGCCTTACTCTGGACCTTAGAACAAACCCTGGGTTCTGATTTTACCAGGGAAGCAAAAGAGGCATGGGGTGATGCATATAAACTCCTCTCAAGCATCATGATAAATGCCGCTAAAGAGGTTGAATAG
- the cysS gene encoding cysteine--tRNA ligase has translation MALKLYNSLTKRKEVFAPQYEGLVNMYVCGPTVYDHPHIGHAKSYVSFDVIVRYLRHLGYKVRYIQNITDVGHLTDDADEGEDKIIKRAKREHIEPAELVEIYTRSYFEDMDVLNNLRPNISPRATAHIPEQIGLVEDLLEKGYAYVSGGSVYFEVQKFKEYGKLSGRKPEELEAGARIEINPEKRHPSDFALWKKAEPGHIMRWKSPWGEGFPGWHLECSAMSMKYLGATLDIHGGGLENIFPHHECEIAQSEAVTGKPFVRYWLHNNMVTVNGQKMGKSLGNFITLKDAFKKYRPLTVRFFILSTHYRSPLDFSNEALEAADKGLSRLHAAVRRLREQLPYADGNPSSPITQEKLDAYRKTFLAAMDEDFNTSDAIAVLFDLSREVNALLDSNEGVNRKCMENILTLYGQLGGEVLGIIPETFESEQKEQSDLLKNVMNVLIDTRNELRKAKQWQLADFIRNKLSETGIALDDRQTGTVWKKIQ, from the coding sequence ATGGCACTAAAACTTTATAATTCACTAACAAAAAGAAAGGAAGTCTTTGCACCCCAATATGAGGGACTTGTCAATATGTATGTGTGTGGTCCAACGGTTTACGACCATCCCCACATCGGGCATGCCAAAAGTTACGTTAGTTTTGACGTAATTGTCCGTTACCTCCGCCACCTCGGTTACAAGGTCCGTTATATACAGAACATTACTGACGTCGGCCACCTCACCGATGATGCAGACGAAGGCGAGGACAAAATCATCAAACGTGCAAAAAGAGAGCATATTGAACCGGCAGAACTTGTTGAAATCTATACGCGCAGTTATTTTGAAGATATGGACGTATTGAATAATCTGAGACCCAACATCTCTCCGCGGGCGACAGCCCACATCCCGGAACAGATTGGGCTGGTTGAAGACCTCCTTGAAAAAGGATACGCCTATGTATCGGGTGGTTCTGTTTATTTTGAAGTACAGAAGTTCAAAGAGTATGGTAAACTTTCCGGAAGAAAACCGGAAGAACTTGAAGCAGGTGCCAGAATAGAGATAAATCCCGAAAAACGCCACCCGTCTGACTTTGCACTTTGGAAAAAAGCTGAACCCGGCCATATTATGCGGTGGAAGAGTCCGTGGGGTGAGGGTTTTCCAGGATGGCATTTAGAATGTTCAGCCATGTCCATGAAGTATTTGGGGGCAACACTGGATATTCACGGAGGAGGACTGGAAAATATCTTTCCTCATCATGAATGTGAAATAGCGCAAAGTGAGGCGGTAACCGGTAAGCCATTTGTCCGTTACTGGCTCCATAATAATATGGTAACGGTAAATGGGCAAAAGATGGGAAAATCTCTCGGTAATTTCATCACCCTCAAAGATGCTTTTAAGAAATACCGGCCATTGACGGTCAGATTCTTTATCCTCTCCACGCATTACCGCAGCCCGCTGGACTTCAGTAATGAAGCGCTTGAGGCTGCGGATAAAGGTCTTTCGCGTCTCCACGCTGCCGTACGGCGCTTACGGGAGCAACTCCCCTATGCAGATGGAAATCCTTCATCCCCGATTACGCAAGAAAAACTGGATGCCTACAGGAAAACGTTTCTTGCTGCGATGGATGAGGATTTCAATACGTCTGATGCAATTGCCGTCCTCTTTGACTTATCAAGGGAAGTGAATGCACTCCTCGACTCAAATGAAGGTGTGAATAGAAAATGCATGGAAAACATTCTTACCCTTTACGGACAACTGGGTGGTGAAGTACTTGGCATCATCCCGGAAACCTTTGAGTCGGAGCAAAAGGAACAATCAGACCTTTTAAAAAATGTCATGAACGTGCTCATCGACACCCGTAATGAACTGAGAAAGGCAAAACAATGGCAATTAGCAGACTTTATACGCAATAAGCTCTCAGAAACAGGTATTGCCCTTGATGACAGACAAACCGGTACCGTGTGGAAAAAGATACAATAG
- the gltX gene encoding glutamate--tRNA ligase yields MVRVRFAPSPTGLLHIGNARIAVFNWLFAKRHKGTFILRIEDTDVTRSEKKYINGIIEDLHWLGLDWQEGPDVQGQYAPYLQSERLPIYHTVCQGFLKEGLAYRCYCTPEELEERRRFAKLAGRPPRYDNRCRNFTDAQRKGFEASGRSYTVRFKVPEEFITFEDLIRGTCQFDMSLIGDFIIMRSDGIPSFHLAVTVDDTLMRISHVIRGEDHLTNTPCHILLFHAMKYKPPQFAHLSLTMGADRTMLSKRHGAYSITEYRKSGYLPEAILNYIMLLGWSPKDKKEKFTLDDVIDTFDIGAMSKAPSLFDQQKLDWLSGQYIREADLGRLTDMAIPCLQTAGFVPTDANKHDRAKIGLIVDVTRNTLPCVSQIVQEAEIFFKDRVISTKHIEYLSTETSQAVLSYFYRELRKTDTLSPETVKDILGAVQKQTTAKGKELYMPIRIALTGREHGPELYSIASILGAGTCKRRIEQLLLYRKQVFNHSTD; encoded by the coding sequence ATGGTACGCGTTCGCTTCGCACCTTCACCAACAGGACTTCTGCACATTGGTAATGCACGCATAGCCGTTTTCAACTGGCTATTCGCAAAACGGCATAAAGGGACCTTTATCTTAAGGATTGAGGATACCGATGTTACACGTTCTGAAAAAAAATACATCAACGGTATTATTGAAGACCTTCATTGGCTGGGCCTTGACTGGCAGGAGGGTCCCGATGTGCAGGGCCAGTATGCACCGTATTTACAATCAGAACGATTACCTATATACCATACTGTCTGCCAGGGATTTCTCAAAGAAGGGCTGGCCTACCGGTGTTATTGTACCCCGGAGGAATTGGAAGAGCGCAGGCGATTTGCAAAACTAGCCGGAAGACCGCCCCGGTACGATAACCGGTGCAGGAATTTCACGGATGCCCAAAGAAAGGGCTTTGAGGCATCGGGAAGGAGTTATACGGTCCGCTTTAAGGTACCGGAGGAATTCATTACCTTTGAAGATTTGATCAGAGGTACCTGTCAGTTTGATATGAGTTTGATTGGCGATTTTATTATTATGAGATCGGACGGAATACCGTCCTTTCATCTTGCGGTAACGGTAGATGATACCCTCATGCGAATATCACATGTCATCCGCGGAGAAGATCATTTAACGAATACCCCTTGTCATATTTTGCTCTTTCATGCCATGAAGTATAAACCTCCGCAATTTGCACACCTTTCCCTTACGATGGGTGCAGACCGTACCATGCTAAGCAAACGGCATGGGGCGTACTCTATCACGGAATATCGGAAATCAGGCTATCTGCCGGAAGCTATTCTTAACTATATCATGCTTTTAGGGTGGTCACCAAAAGACAAAAAAGAAAAATTTACTCTTGATGATGTTATTGATACGTTTGATATCGGCGCTATGAGTAAAGCCCCTTCCCTTTTTGATCAGCAAAAACTGGATTGGTTAAGCGGGCAATATATCCGGGAAGCAGATTTGGGAAGGCTTACCGATATGGCGATACCCTGCTTGCAGACAGCCGGTTTTGTTCCCACAGATGCAAACAAGCACGATCGGGCAAAGATAGGATTGATTGTCGATGTTACGAGAAATACGCTACCTTGTGTATCTCAAATTGTGCAGGAGGCTGAGATTTTTTTTAAAGATCGTGTAATCAGCACAAAACATATTGAATATTTATCAACAGAAACATCACAGGCAGTACTCTCGTACTTTTACAGAGAACTCCGGAAAACAGATACACTCTCTCCGGAAACCGTTAAGGATATCCTCGGGGCTGTGCAAAAACAAACGACTGCGAAAGGCAAAGAACTTTATATGCCTATCCGCATTGCTTTAACCGGGAGGGAACACGGACCTGAACTCTATTCTATTGCCTCTATTCTAGGCGCTGGTACCTGTAAAAGAAGGATAGAACAGCTTCTTTTGTACAGGAAACAGGTATTCAACCATTCAACGGATTGA